A region of Helicoverpa zea isolate HzStark_Cry1AcR chromosome 16, ilHelZeax1.1, whole genome shotgun sequence DNA encodes the following proteins:
- the LOC124637516 gene encoding proline-rich receptor-like protein kinase PERK2: MVVVAAAEDDEAPMSPPPPMGLKERRGSRGSPCANLPPLMLPPATPEPSPGRLTPNRLSPQIPKEPASAPVMRNLPPPRRTRTRSEMPPEPPPRSPQTPRPASVSPKHTFAFKIVLKKVESTPNTSFDKPDQ; the protein is encoded by the coding sequence ATGGTTGTGGTTGCGGCGGCTGAGGATGATGAGGCGCCTATGTCGCCGCCACCGCCTATGGGATTGAAGGAACGTCGAGGTTCTCGTGGATCACCGTGTGCTAATCTTCCACCGTTAATGTTGCCACCAGCTACTCCAGAGCCATCGCCTGGGCGCTTGACTCCAAATAGACTTTCTCCGCAAATACCAAAGGAGCCAGCATCGGCTCCAGTTATGCGGAATCTTCCACCACCTCGACGCACGAGGACTAGATCTGAGATGCCACCTGAACCTCCACCACGCTCACCTCAGACTCCGCGCCCAGCGTCTGTGTCTCCAAAGCATACTTTTGCATTCAAAATAGTACtgaaaaaagtagagagcacTCCGAATACATCATTTGATAAGCCGGACCAATGA
- the LOC124637820 gene encoding serine-enriched protein isoform X1 has translation MDITITRHFSLDESSMRSGALAAMEAEPDLSTFENKSGLAEDMKFLASMPELCDVTFLVGDTREPVCAVKAVLAARSRVFQKMLYQAPSPQRKKEPAPRENKLRLFLKRSSEPLLNLQNAAQQRSTFAQQLAPIQEPSSQQHQTLIIEEFEPDVFRQLIEYIHTGCVTLQPRTLLGVMNAADYYGLDELRRACAGFVQCCITVDTVCALLASAERYIQYKCTKSLVQKVLEFVDEHGNEVLNLGSFTLLPQHVVRLILARDELRADEFTKFQAALMWSKKYCDTNQNMNLKEVIGNFLEYIQFHKIPANVLMREVHPLGLVPYSIIMNALAYQADPASVDPGKLSPARVRRAGRSMSVQSSLDPYGSNTTLSSTGSSDVPSSDSRHN, from the exons ATGGACATAACAATTACTAGACATTTCAGTTTGGATGAA TCGTCAATGAGAAGCGGGGCGCTAGCGGCAATGGAGGCCGAGCCTGACCTCAGCACGTTCGAGAACAAGTCAGGGCTGGCTGAGGACATGAAGTTCCTCGCCTCCATGCCCGAACTTTGCGACGTAACATTCCTCGTGGGGGATACTAGAGAGCCGGTTTGCGCTGTGAAAGCTGTGCTGGCAGCTAGAAGCAG GGTATTCCAAAAGATGCTCTACCAAGCTCCAAGTCCTCAACGGAAGAAGGAACCAGCACCAAGGGAGAACAAACTACGGCTTTTCCTAAAAAGATCTTCGGAACCGCTGTTGAACCTTCAGAATGCTGCCCAACAG AGATCGACTTTCGCGCAGCAATTGGCACCAATACAAgag CCATCTTCACAACAGCATCAGACATTGATCATTGAAGAATTTGAACCTGATGTGTTTCGTCAGCTAATTGAGTACATTCATACTGGATGCGTGACTCTCCAGCCTAGGACACTACTTG GAGTAATGAACGCAGCCGACTACTACGGTCTCGACGAGCTGCGCCGCGCGTGCGCCGGTTTCGTGCAGTGCTGCATCACCGTCGACACTGTTTGTGCGCTCCTTGCGTCAGCTGAGCGGTATATCCAGTATAAGTGTACTAAGTCGCTGGTGCAGAAG GTGTTGGAGTTTGTAGACGAACATGGCAATGAGGTGCTCAACCTTGGATCGTTCACGCTGCTGCCTCAGCACGTCGTCAGGCTAATACTGGCGAGGGATGAGCTCAGAGCTGATGAGTTCACGAAGTTTCAG GCTGCCTTGATGTGGAGCAAGAAGTACTGCGATACCAACCAAAACATGAACTTGAAGGAAGTGATCGGAAACTTTCTCGAATACATCCAGTTCCACAAGATCCCGGCTAACGTGCTGATGAGGGAAGTGCACCCCCTCGGCCTGGTACCATACTCCATCATAATGAACGCGCTGGCGTACCAG GCAGACCCGGCCAGCGTAGATCCAGGCAAACTCTCCCCAGCGCGAGTCCGACGCGCTGGCCGCTCCATGTCCGTGCAGTCTTCGCTCGATCCCTATGGGTCCAACACCACCCTCTCCTCCACCGGCTCGAGCGATGTTCCGTCGTCAGACTCTCGGCACAACTAA
- the LOC124637820 gene encoding serine-enriched protein isoform X2: protein MDITITRHFSLDESSMRSGALAAMEAEPDLSTFENKSGLAEDMKFLASMPELCDVTFLVGDTREPVCAVKAVLAARSRVFQKMLYQAPSPQRKKEPAPRENKLRLFLKRSSEPLLNLQNAAQQPSSQQHQTLIIEEFEPDVFRQLIEYIHTGCVTLQPRTLLGVMNAADYYGLDELRRACAGFVQCCITVDTVCALLASAERYIQYKCTKSLVQKVLEFVDEHGNEVLNLGSFTLLPQHVVRLILARDELRADEFTKFQAALMWSKKYCDTNQNMNLKEVIGNFLEYIQFHKIPANVLMREVHPLGLVPYSIIMNALAYQADPASVDPGKLSPARVRRAGRSMSVQSSLDPYGSNTTLSSTGSSDVPSSDSRHN, encoded by the exons ATGGACATAACAATTACTAGACATTTCAGTTTGGATGAA TCGTCAATGAGAAGCGGGGCGCTAGCGGCAATGGAGGCCGAGCCTGACCTCAGCACGTTCGAGAACAAGTCAGGGCTGGCTGAGGACATGAAGTTCCTCGCCTCCATGCCCGAACTTTGCGACGTAACATTCCTCGTGGGGGATACTAGAGAGCCGGTTTGCGCTGTGAAAGCTGTGCTGGCAGCTAGAAGCAG GGTATTCCAAAAGATGCTCTACCAAGCTCCAAGTCCTCAACGGAAGAAGGAACCAGCACCAAGGGAGAACAAACTACGGCTTTTCCTAAAAAGATCTTCGGAACCGCTGTTGAACCTTCAGAATGCTGCCCAACAG CCATCTTCACAACAGCATCAGACATTGATCATTGAAGAATTTGAACCTGATGTGTTTCGTCAGCTAATTGAGTACATTCATACTGGATGCGTGACTCTCCAGCCTAGGACACTACTTG GAGTAATGAACGCAGCCGACTACTACGGTCTCGACGAGCTGCGCCGCGCGTGCGCCGGTTTCGTGCAGTGCTGCATCACCGTCGACACTGTTTGTGCGCTCCTTGCGTCAGCTGAGCGGTATATCCAGTATAAGTGTACTAAGTCGCTGGTGCAGAAG GTGTTGGAGTTTGTAGACGAACATGGCAATGAGGTGCTCAACCTTGGATCGTTCACGCTGCTGCCTCAGCACGTCGTCAGGCTAATACTGGCGAGGGATGAGCTCAGAGCTGATGAGTTCACGAAGTTTCAG GCTGCCTTGATGTGGAGCAAGAAGTACTGCGATACCAACCAAAACATGAACTTGAAGGAAGTGATCGGAAACTTTCTCGAATACATCCAGTTCCACAAGATCCCGGCTAACGTGCTGATGAGGGAAGTGCACCCCCTCGGCCTGGTACCATACTCCATCATAATGAACGCGCTGGCGTACCAG GCAGACCCGGCCAGCGTAGATCCAGGCAAACTCTCCCCAGCGCGAGTCCGACGCGCTGGCCGCTCCATGTCCGTGCAGTCTTCGCTCGATCCCTATGGGTCCAACACCACCCTCTCCTCCACCGGCTCGAGCGATGTTCCGTCGTCAGACTCTCGGCACAACTAA